A DNA window from Undibacterium sp. YM2 contains the following coding sequences:
- a CDS encoding ABC transporter substrate-binding protein — protein sequence MKKRFLLAALPAMLSLVLATNAYAQIKVGVNVSATGPAASLGIPEKNTFALLPKEIAGKKVEYIVLDDASDTTTAVKNARKLIAEDKVDILIGSTITPNSLAMVDVAAENETPMISMAASSAIISPIDSKRYWVFKTPQNDSHMSTAITGHMNDAGVKTVAFIGFADAYGEGWYKEFSKIAELRKLKVVANERFARSDTSVTGQILKILATNPDAVLIAGAGTPAALPQKTLKERGYKGKIYQTHGVANNDFLRVCGKDCEGTWLPAGPLLVAEQLPNDNPVKKSAMRYVKAYEKEYGAGSVSTFGGHAWDASLLLESAATVALKKAQPGSKEFRAALRTALENTVNLPVSHGIVNMTDTDHLGFDQRSRVMVQIVNGKWKLIGQAN from the coding sequence ATGAAGAAACGGTTTTTACTGGCGGCCTTGCCCGCCATGTTATCGCTGGTACTGGCAACAAATGCTTATGCGCAGATCAAGGTTGGCGTCAATGTGTCGGCCACCGGCCCCGCAGCTTCTCTGGGCATCCCTGAAAAAAATACCTTTGCCCTGCTACCCAAGGAAATCGCCGGCAAGAAGGTGGAATACATCGTACTGGATGACGCCTCTGATACCACGACCGCTGTCAAAAATGCCCGCAAGTTGATAGCCGAAGACAAGGTCGATATCCTCATCGGTTCTACCATCACGCCTAATTCCCTGGCCATGGTCGATGTGGCAGCAGAAAATGAAACGCCAATGATCTCGATGGCGGCATCTTCGGCGATTATTTCACCTATTGATTCCAAGCGTTACTGGGTATTCAAAACGCCGCAAAATGATTCGCATATGTCCACGGCGATCACCGGCCACATGAACGATGCCGGCGTCAAGACTGTTGCATTTATTGGCTTTGCCGATGCCTATGGCGAAGGCTGGTACAAAGAATTTTCCAAGATTGCTGAATTGCGCAAGCTCAAAGTGGTTGCCAATGAGCGCTTTGCCCGCAGTGATACTTCAGTCACAGGCCAGATCCTCAAAATCCTGGCAACCAATCCTGATGCAGTCTTGATTGCCGGTGCCGGTACGCCAGCGGCCCTGCCACAAAAGACCTTGAAAGAACGCGGCTACAAGGGCAAGATTTACCAGACCCACGGCGTTGCAAATAATGATTTCCTGCGCGTCTGCGGCAAGGATTGCGAAGGCACCTGGTTACCAGCGGGCCCCTTGCTGGTGGCTGAGCAATTGCCTAACGATAATCCAGTCAAGAAATCTGCCATGCGCTATGTCAAAGCGTATGAAAAAGAATATGGCGCAGGTTCTGTCTCCACCTTTGGTGGTCATGCCTGGGATGCCAGTCTGTTGCTGGAATCCGCCGCGACTGTGGCTTTGAAAAAAGCCCAGCCAGGCAGCAAGGAATTCCGCGCTGCCTTGCGTACCGCGCTGGAAAATACTGTCAATCTGCCGGTCTCGCATGGCATCGTCAATATGACGGACACTGACCATCTGGGTTTCGACCAGCGTTCCCGCGTCATGGTGCAAATCGTCAATGGCAAATGGAAATTGATCGGTCAGGCTAACTGA
- a CDS encoding branched-chain amino acid ABC transporter permease: MDFSIAAILAQDGITSGAIYALLALALVLVFSVTRIIFIPQGEFVAFGALSLAAIQTGKFPHSASLLLAFGLLCLGKEIYAQLRSKQPVNAKALALSAGKLLLFPLAVWLLARNVNAQEWPLFAQVLLALVIVVPMGPMIYRLAYQPLAEASTLVLLIVSVGVHFALTGMGLVMFGAEGSRTTAFSDARFELGAMQISGQSLVVIAVSALLIAALYFYFERSLSGKALRATAVNRLGAQLVGIGTTQAGRLAFTLAAAMGALCGVLIAPMTTVYYDGGFLIGLKGFVGAIVGGLVSYPVAAAGALLVGLLESYSSFWASAYKEVIVFTLIIPVLLWRSLSSKHTDEDEE, from the coding sequence ATGGATTTTTCAATTGCCGCCATCCTCGCTCAGGATGGTATTACCAGTGGCGCCATCTATGCCTTGCTGGCATTGGCGCTGGTACTGGTGTTTTCCGTCACGCGGATTATTTTCATACCGCAAGGTGAATTTGTCGCCTTCGGCGCACTCAGCCTGGCTGCCATACAGACTGGCAAATTCCCGCATTCTGCCAGCCTGTTACTCGCTTTTGGCTTGCTATGCCTGGGCAAGGAAATTTATGCACAACTGCGCAGCAAGCAGCCTGTGAATGCCAAGGCCCTGGCTTTATCTGCCGGCAAGCTCTTGCTGTTTCCATTGGCTGTCTGGCTGCTCGCACGCAATGTCAACGCGCAGGAATGGCCGCTGTTTGCCCAGGTCTTATTGGCACTGGTAATAGTCGTGCCCATGGGCCCCATGATTTACCGGCTGGCTTATCAACCGCTTGCAGAAGCCAGCACTCTGGTCTTGCTCATCGTTTCTGTTGGTGTGCACTTTGCCCTGACGGGCATGGGCCTGGTGATGTTTGGTGCTGAAGGTTCACGCACGACCGCGTTCAGCGATGCCCGTTTTGAACTTGGTGCCATGCAGATATCTGGCCAGAGTCTGGTGGTGATTGCTGTCTCTGCTCTGTTGATCGCTGCGCTGTATTTCTATTTTGAACGCAGCCTGTCCGGCAAGGCCTTGCGTGCTACTGCCGTCAATCGTCTGGGTGCGCAACTGGTTGGCATAGGTACCACGCAGGCTGGTCGTCTGGCATTTACTCTTGCCGCGGCCATGGGCGCCTTGTGCGGCGTCTTGATCGCACCGATGACTACGGTGTATTACGATGGCGGCTTTTTGATCGGCCTCAAAGGTTTCGTTGGTGCCATCGTCGGTGGTCTGGTGTCTTATCCGGTTGCCGCCGCCGGTGCCTTGCTGGTGGGCTTGCTGGAATCGTATTCATCTTTCTGGGCCAGTGCCTATAAGGAGGTTATCGTATTTACCCTGATTATCCCGGTCTTGCTGTGGCGTTCACTCTCCAGCAAACATACTGATGAGGATGAAGAATAA